The Lonchura striata isolate bLonStr1 chromosome Z, bLonStr1.mat, whole genome shotgun sequence genome window below encodes:
- the CETN3 gene encoding centrin-3 has protein sequence MSLALRNELSVDKTKKKKRRELTEEQKQEIKDTFELFDTDKDRAINYHQLKVAMRALGFDVKKADVLKILKDYDRESTGKITFEDFNEVVTDWILDRDPLEEILKAFKLFDDDDSGKISLRNLRRVARELGENMSDEELRGMIEEFDKDGDGEINQEEFIAIMTGDI, from the exons ATGAGCCTGGCCCTCAG GAATGAGCTCTCAGTAGATAAaactaaaaagaagaaaagaagagaacTGACTGAGGAACAGAAGCAAGAAATTAAAGATACCTTTGAATTGTTTGATACGGACAAGGATAGAGCAATAAATTACCATCAATTAAAG GTGGCAATGAGAGCCTTGGGTTTTGATGTGAAAAAAGCTGATGTCCTGAAAATACTTAAAGATTATGATCGAGAATCAACAGGCAAGATCACCTTTGAAGATTTTAATGAAGTTG TGACAGATTGGATACTGGACAGAGACCCACTAGAAGAAATACTCAAAGCATTCAAATTGTTTGATGATGATGATTCTGGTAAAATAAGTCTGAGAAACCTGCGCCGGGTTGCTAGAGAATTGGGTGAAAATATGTCTGATGAAGAACTGCGGGGTATGATTGAAGAATTTGATAAGGATGGAGATGGAGAAA
- the MBLAC2 gene encoding acyl-coenzyme A thioesterase MBLAC2 codes for MAALEWFAHKPLGGGIFWIQERFYESGNRANIWLVRGSQRDVVIDAGLGLRSLPAYLRDAGLLAPAEGAGPRPLLAVATHVHFDHSGGLQHFEDVAVHSAEAAALLQGDNYEAVTWLSEREVARPPRPGWSARQYRVPPVRACRMLHEGDVINLGDRQLTVMHMPGHSRGSICLHDKDRKILFSGDVVYDGSMIDWLPYSSVSDYIASCQRLMDLVDRGLVEKVLPGHFNIFGAERLYWLASNYISQAGICHKISACAMRSIASIALHIANSRITSQ; via the exons ATGGCGGCGCTGGAGTGGTTCGCGCACAAGCCCCTGGGCGGCGGTATCTTTTGGATCCAGGAACGCTTCTACGAGTCGGGCAACCGGGCCAACATCTGGCTGGTGCGGGGCTCGCAGCGAGACGTGGTGATCGacgcggggctggggctgcgcAGCCTGCCTGCCTACCTGCGTGACGCCGGGCTGCTGGCGCCGGCTGAGGGCGCCGGGCCGAGGCCGCTGCTGGCCGTGGCAACCCACGTCCACTTCGACCACTCGGGCGGGCTGCAGCACTTCGAGGACGTGGCGGTGCACAGCGCCGAGGCGGCGGCGCTGCTCCAGGGCGACAACTACGAGGCCGTGACGTGGCTGTCGGAGCGGGAGGTGGCGCGGCCGCCGCGGCCCGGCTGGAGCGCCCGGCAGTACCGCGTCCCGCCCGTGCGGGCCTGCCGCATGCTGCACGAGG GGGATGTGATCAACCTCGGAGATCGACAGCTCACTGTCATGCACATGCCTGGTCATTCACGAGGCAGTATTTGCTTACATGACAAGGACCGGAAGATTTTGTTCAGCGGAGATGTGGTGTATGATGGATCTATGATCGATTGGCTTCCTTACAGCAGTGTCAGCGACTACATTGCAAGCTGTCAGCGCCTGATGGACTTAGTAGATAGAGGTCTTGTAGAGAAGGTACTACCTGGGCACTTTAACATATTTGGAGCAGAAAGGCTGTATTGGTTAGCTTCCAACTACATTTCCCAAGCTGGAATTTGTCACAAGATTTCTGCCTGTGCTATGAGATCCATTGCAAGCATAGCACTTCATATTGCAAATTCAAGAATCACTTCTCAATGA
- the POLR3G gene encoding LOW QUALITY PROTEIN: DNA-directed RNA polymerase III subunit RPC7 (The sequence of the model RefSeq protein was modified relative to this genomic sequence to represent the inferred CDS: inserted 4 bases in 2 codons; substituted 1 base at 1 genomic stop codon) → MAGSGSGRGHASFAFNIEVVGFGKGAALPDVICKPPPPFPSTDNKPVPLKXEDKDYMFALKQDLRETTKKMLYLLTVGDQYQRFVYMLFIFIYIFIYYSVKAEVVKNVLRMSFILIKRKELEKKDEEKEKPEDEEDXKGKGSKDDEEAEEPEEYDEEEHXEENDYISSYFEDGDGFGVVSDDNRADAT, encoded by the exons ATGGCTGGGTCAGGTAGTGGAAGAGGACATGCTTCATTTGCCTTCAACATAGAGGTTGTTGGCTTTGGTAAAGGTGCAGCTCTACCTGATGTCATCTGTAAGCCTCCACCACCATTTCCA AGTACAGACAATAAGCCAGTGCCTCTGAA AGAAGATAAGGATTACATGTTTGCCTTAAAACAAGATCTTAGAGAAACTACGAAAAAAATGCTATACTTATTGACAGTAGGAGATCAATATCAAAGGTTTGTTtatatgctttttatttttatttatatctttatttattattctgtGAAAGCTGAGGTAGTGAAAAATGTGTTGAGGATGAGTTTCATTCTTATAAAGAGGAAG GAGCTAGAaaagaaggatgaggaaaaagaaaaacctgaaGATGAGGAAGA AAAAGGCAAAGGAAGTAAAGATGATGAAGAAGCAGAAGAACCAGAGGAATATGATGAAGAAGAGCATTAAGAG GAAAATGACTACATTTCTTCCTATTTTGAAGATGGAGATGGCTTTGGTGTTGTCAGTGATGACAACAGGGCTGATGCAACATAG
- the LYSMD3 gene encoding lysM and putative peptidoglycan-binding domain-containing protein 3 has protein sequence MAGRGAGSGPPPAAQPLAGGHLYPSVSAESEGPEEEGELSELRPRGREKVRRSASRDRLDDIVLLTKDIREGDTLNAVALQFCCSVADIKRVNNLINDQDFFALRSIKIPVKKFSVLTETHISPKGRPALRPDLCSPEVQEASLCDKFSANETAGNFLKEVDRDIEEIVKCNDTKRENLNEVVSALAAQQICFETDGKTKKCKDPYYGADWGIGWWTAVVIMLIIGIVTPVFYLLYYEVLVKVDVSHHFPMESSHLFVTAVSHQKETENGINPTNIMKVDNQGDLQH, from the exons ATGGCCGGCAGAGGCGCTGGCAGcggcccgccgcccgccgcgcagCCGCTCGCCGGCGGCCACTTGTACCCTTCGGTGAGCGCGGAGAGCGAGGGGCCCGAGGAGGAGGGCGAGCTGTCGGAGCTGCGGCCGCGGGGCAGGGAGAAGGTCCGGCGGAGCGCGTCGAGGGACAGGCTGGATGATATCGTGCTGCTGACGAAGGACATCCGGGAAGGGGACACGCTGAACGCGGTGGCGCTCCAGTTCTGCTGCTCC gtTGCAGATATCAAGAGAGTTAACAATCTTATCAACGATCAAGATTTTTTTGCCCTGAGGTCTATCAAAATTCCAGTGAAAAAGTTCAGTGTATTGACTGAAACCCATATATCTCCAAAAGGAAGACCAGCTCTTCGGCCTGATCTGTGTTCCCCAGAAGTACAGGAAGCATCTCTTTGTGATAAATTCTCTGCTAATGAGACTGCTGGCAACTTCTTAAAAGAAGTCGATCGAGATATAGAAGAAATAGTGAAGTGTAATGATACAAAGAGAGAGAATCTGAATGAAGTTGTTTCTGCTTTAGCAGCCCAACAGATCTGTTTTGAAACTGATGGCAAAACTAAAAAATGCAAGGATCCTTACTATGGAGCAGACTGGGGTATAGGATGGTGGACAGCAGTAGTGATTATGTTGATTATTGGCATAGTAACTCCAGTTTTTTATCTCCTGTATTATGAAGTTCTAGTGAAAGTAGATGTCAGTCACCATTTTCCAATGGAATCTTCCCATTTGTTTGTCACAGCAGTATCCCatcagaaagaaacagaaaatggaataaatcCAACAAATATTATGAAAGTTGATAATCAAGGAGACCTTCAGCATTAA